Within Actinosynnema pretiosum, the genomic segment GCGCCCCGCCACGCCGTCGATCACGGAGGGCCCGCCTTGTACCCGACGCCGCGCACGGTCAGGACGACCTCGGGGTGCTCGGGGTCGCGCTCCACCTTGGAGCGCAGCCGCTGCACGTGGACGTTGACCAGGCGGGTGTCGGCGGCGTGCCGGTAGCCCCACACCTGCTCCAGGAGCACCTCGCGGGTGAACACCTGGCGCGGCTTGCGGGCCAGCGCGACCAGCAGGTCGAACTCCAGCGGGGTGAGCTGGATCGGACGACCCTCGCGCAGCACCTCGTGGCCGGGCACGTCGATGGTCAGGTCGCCGATCTGGAGCACCTCGGCCGGTTCGGCCTCGGTGCGGCGCATCCGGGCGCGGATGCGCGCCACCAGCTCCTTGGGCTTGAACGGCTTGACGACGTAGTCGTCGGCGCCGGACTCCAGGCCCAGCACCACGTCGACGGTGTCGCTCTTGGCCGTCAGCATGACGATCGGGACGCCGGACTCCGAGCGGATCGCCTTGCAGACGTCGATGCCGTTCATGCCCGGCAGCATCAGGTCCAGCAGGACGAGGTCGGGTTTGAGCTCGCGCAGCGCGGGGAGCGCACGGGCGCCGTCGGCGACCACGGCCGTGTCGAACCCCTCGCCCCGCAGCACGATGGTCAGCATCTCCGCCAGGGCGGGGTCGTCGTCCACCACGAGCACGCGTGCCTTCA encodes:
- the mtrA gene encoding MtrAB system response regulator MtrA, which encodes MKARVLVVDDDPALAEMLTIVLRGEGFDTAVVADGARALPALRELKPDLVLLDLMLPGMNGIDVCKAIRSESGVPIVMLTAKSDTVDVVLGLESGADDYVVKPFKPKELVARIRARMRRTEAEPAEVLQIGDLTIDVPGHEVLREGRPIQLTPLEFDLLVALARKPRQVFTREVLLEQVWGYRHAADTRLVNVHVQRLRSKVERDPEHPEVVLTVRGVGYKAGPP